A window from Nitrospira sp. ND1 encodes these proteins:
- a CDS encoding type I secretion system permease/ATPase, producing MDTLTSNPADCSVPSPITDTGLLCLLMVARFHDLPADGGQIQHQFGQSGKVLATQELLRAAKHIGFRVGLVTARWEELATTPLPAIVQRIDGRYVVLAKVQDDKVLIHDPLEARSLVQSREMFVTNWSGRLLLCAKRAGLRAQDLAFDITWFIPAVFKYRRLLGEVLLASFFLQLFALLTPLFTQVVIDKVLVHKGFTTLHVMAIGMLALALFDGLLGGLRTYLFAHTTNRIDVSLGAQLFRHLLALPLAYFEARRVGDAVARVRELEHIRQFLTSNSVTVVLDVVFIAVFLAVMWLYSSMLTLVVMASLPLYAILSIAITPTIRTRLTEKFNRGAENQSFLVEAVGGIQTVKALAVEPPLQRRWDEQLAGYVQASFRATSLITIAGQLATFIQKTTTIAVMWGGAYQVIDGALSIGELIAFNMLSGQVTGPLLRMVNLWQEFQQVGISIQRLGDVLNTRPEPAYSPARTTLPRIAGQITFDDVTFRYRPDGRPVLQQVSFSLQPGQVIGMVGRSGSGKSTIAKLMQRLYVPERGRVLVDGVDLAQVDPAWLRRQVAVVLQENFLFNRSVRDNIALTDPGLSMDRVMHAAKLAGAHEFILELPDGYDTIVGEHGCALSGGQRQRIAIARALVANPRILILDEATSALDYESEAIIQQNMAQICKGRTVIVIAHRLSTVRPAHRIYVLDKGQIFEDGTHDDLVKRNGMYARLHRYQEGRSAAA from the coding sequence ATGGATACGTTGACGTCAAATCCCGCGGATTGCTCTGTGCCAAGTCCCATAACAGATACGGGCTTGTTATGCCTGCTCATGGTCGCCAGGTTCCACGACCTGCCTGCTGATGGGGGACAGATTCAGCATCAGTTCGGACAGTCGGGCAAGGTACTGGCGACACAGGAGTTGCTACGCGCAGCCAAACACATTGGGTTTCGAGTCGGACTTGTGACTGCTCGATGGGAGGAGCTTGCGACAACGCCATTGCCGGCCATAGTCCAACGAATCGACGGGCGATACGTCGTCCTGGCCAAAGTGCAGGACGACAAGGTGCTCATCCATGATCCACTGGAGGCGCGATCACTGGTTCAATCGAGAGAGATGTTCGTCACAAATTGGAGTGGCAGGTTGCTACTCTGTGCGAAACGCGCGGGTCTCCGGGCGCAGGATCTTGCCTTCGACATCACTTGGTTCATTCCAGCGGTATTCAAGTATCGACGGCTGCTGGGCGAAGTGTTGTTGGCGTCCTTTTTTCTACAGCTCTTTGCACTGCTCACTCCCCTGTTCACCCAGGTCGTTATCGATAAAGTTTTGGTTCACAAGGGCTTCACGACGCTGCATGTTATGGCTATCGGCATGCTGGCGCTGGCATTATTCGACGGACTGCTCGGCGGGTTGCGTACCTATCTGTTTGCTCACACCACGAACCGGATCGATGTGAGTTTGGGGGCGCAACTGTTCCGGCACCTTTTGGCCCTCCCTCTCGCCTACTTTGAAGCACGCCGGGTTGGCGATGCGGTCGCACGTGTGCGCGAACTCGAACATATCCGTCAATTTCTCACCAGTAATTCGGTGACAGTCGTGCTGGATGTCGTGTTCATCGCCGTGTTTCTCGCTGTGATGTGGCTCTACAGTTCGATGTTGACGCTGGTGGTGATGGCATCCCTGCCGCTCTATGCCATTCTCTCGATTGCCATCACGCCGACGATTCGCACACGGCTCACTGAGAAGTTTAACCGTGGAGCGGAGAACCAATCATTTCTAGTCGAGGCCGTAGGCGGTATTCAGACGGTGAAGGCTCTGGCCGTCGAGCCACCGTTGCAGCGCCGCTGGGACGAACAATTGGCCGGATATGTGCAGGCCAGTTTCCGTGCGACCAGTCTGATCACCATAGCCGGCCAGCTGGCGACTTTTATCCAAAAAACTACGACCATTGCCGTCATGTGGGGCGGTGCGTATCAGGTCATCGACGGAGCGCTGAGTATCGGCGAGTTGATCGCCTTCAACATGCTCTCCGGCCAAGTGACCGGACCCTTGTTGCGTATGGTGAACCTCTGGCAGGAGTTTCAACAGGTGGGCATTTCAATACAACGCTTGGGCGATGTGTTGAACACCCGGCCCGAACCTGCATATAGCCCGGCCCGCACAACGTTACCGCGGATCGCCGGGCAGATTACGTTCGACGACGTCACCTTTCGCTATCGTCCAGATGGCCGCCCGGTTCTCCAGCAGGTCTCCTTCTCCCTACAGCCGGGCCAGGTTATTGGGATGGTGGGGCGATCCGGGTCGGGCAAAAGCACCATCGCGAAGCTGATGCAACGGTTGTATGTGCCGGAACGCGGCCGTGTGCTGGTTGATGGGGTAGATCTTGCGCAGGTCGATCCGGCCTGGTTGCGTCGGCAAGTCGCCGTGGTACTGCAGGAGAACTTTCTTTTCAATCGCTCCGTTCGAGACAACATCGCATTAACCGACCCGGGGCTCTCAATGGACCGTGTGATGCATGCGGCCAAACTGGCGGGTGCCCACGAGTTCATCCTGGAGCTTCCGGACGGATATGACACGATTGTGGGAGAGCATGGCTGCGCCCTCTCCGGCGGGCAACGTCAGCGTATCGCCATTGCTCGTGCTCTCGTTGCGAATCCTCGCATTCTGATCCTTGACGAAGCCACTAGCGCTCTGGACTATGAATCCGAAGCGATCATTCAACAGAACATGGCGCAGATCTGCAAGGGGCGCACCGTCATCGTCATTGCACATCGCCTGAGCACGGTTCGCCCTGCCCACCGGATTTACGTCCTCGACAAGGGGCAGATTTTCGAGGACGGGACGCACGATGATCTGGTCAAGCGCAACGGGATGTATGCGCGACTTCATCGATATCAGGAAGGGCGATCCGCAGCAGCGTAA
- a CDS encoding PAS domain S-box protein, with amino-acid sequence MSVAVRWFHAVRSPLYSGMTERQWYACCAVILVVTAAIDAYTPLGIAAGVGYLLAVVVAGMVCEVRFPWRVAAVSIGLTVLGFFWSPPGGVVWIGATNRVGLAMAILLTAWIVWQWNMAVRGRSHDLAVRLQSILTHSQTSIFLKDLQGRYLEVSEQFLSLTGFSAEMVIGKTDRDIFPPELVAIYREHDAQVIKAGAAMNFEETVPLGDGLHLNIVCRFPLRDGQGSIVAIGGIATDITARLQAEAARSEAQERFDLVVAATQTGIWDWDLHTNRMYYCPLWKASLGYQEHEISNSPTEWESRLHPDDKARAFALVDDYLSGRIGAYELEHRLRHKNGSYRWIQTFALLQRDADGRPRRMTGSHVDITERKRAEDALTQSESTLRSFFNSGAMMMGIVELLDGDILHVSDNRCVASFFGTTPELMQGRLASELGAPPDILALWHRSYEESERTKQPVRFEYAHPQKGSGVELRLSATVCWIGIGPSGRSRYAYVVDDVTEARCLAEALGQTAERYHGVVTALAEGVVLHDEQGRIIACNPSAERILGLTADQLMGRTPVDPGWQAIHEDGSHFAPDQRPPMVTLRTGRPCSNVIMGLSRPTGEQRWISINTQAILRAGDARPYAVVGSFHDITERRRAEQALLEVQSQLEQRVRERTARIQQLESQRSQAEKLAALGHLAADIAHEVNNPLAGITNAFHLVKQGIGSEHRHYRFVDLIDREIQRLTAIVKKMYTLYQGLPATERQATDIAELLQDVATLLEHKMAVKRLRLHTEVDTPLQVVHVSRSDLFQVLLNLVQNAIDASPPRSEVVLNVSEREGLLRWSVTDRGTGIAPDVLPRMFEPFFTTKPGAGWQGLGLGLSVSRGLVQAMGGRIEVQTELQRGSTFTVVCPLEQPDMSGERAAGVDTDKEQKDDDYATTHSHC; translated from the coding sequence ATGAGTGTAGCCGTGCGCTGGTTTCACGCCGTCCGGTCACCGCTGTATTCAGGCATGACCGAAAGGCAATGGTATGCCTGCTGTGCTGTCATCCTCGTGGTCACGGCGGCCATTGATGCGTACACGCCATTGGGGATTGCGGCCGGGGTGGGGTATCTGCTCGCCGTGGTCGTGGCCGGAATGGTATGCGAGGTACGATTTCCTTGGCGCGTGGCGGCTGTTTCGATCGGACTCACCGTCCTGGGATTCTTTTGGTCTCCACCGGGTGGTGTCGTATGGATCGGGGCGACGAATCGCGTTGGCCTCGCCATGGCCATCCTCCTGACCGCCTGGATCGTCTGGCAATGGAACATGGCGGTTCGCGGTCGCTCCCACGATCTCGCTGTTCGGTTGCAGTCCATCCTCACACATAGCCAGACAAGTATCTTCCTCAAAGACCTCCAGGGGCGATACCTGGAGGTGAGTGAACAGTTTCTGTCGCTGACCGGCTTCTCGGCCGAGATGGTGATCGGGAAAACTGATCGGGACATTTTCCCCCCTGAATTGGTCGCTATCTATCGGGAACATGATGCCCAGGTCATCAAGGCCGGTGCGGCCATGAATTTTGAAGAGACCGTGCCGCTGGGCGATGGCCTGCACTTAAATATCGTTTGCAGGTTTCCGTTGCGTGACGGGCAGGGATCGATTGTGGCCATCGGCGGGATTGCCACGGATATCACCGCCCGATTGCAGGCAGAGGCCGCTCGAAGCGAGGCTCAGGAACGTTTCGATCTCGTTGTGGCCGCGACACAGACTGGAATTTGGGACTGGGACCTGCACACCAACCGCATGTATTACTGCCCGCTGTGGAAGGCGAGCCTGGGATATCAGGAGCACGAGATTTCCAACTCACCGACGGAGTGGGAGTCCCGATTGCATCCCGATGACAAAGCTCGTGCGTTTGCGCTTGTGGACGACTATTTGTCCGGGCGCATCGGCGCATACGAACTCGAGCACCGCCTGCGTCACAAGAACGGCAGCTACCGCTGGATTCAGACCTTTGCTCTGTTGCAGCGAGATGCCGACGGACGACCTCGCCGGATGACCGGGTCGCACGTGGATATTACCGAGCGGAAACGAGCCGAAGACGCGTTGACCCAGAGTGAGTCCACGTTGAGAAGTTTCTTCAATAGCGGCGCGATGATGATGGGGATTGTGGAGCTGCTCGACGGCGATATTCTGCATGTCTCAGACAACCGCTGTGTGGCGAGCTTCTTCGGCACAACTCCGGAATTGATGCAGGGGCGACTCGCGTCAGAGCTTGGCGCCCCACCGGACATCCTCGCTCTTTGGCACCGATCGTACGAAGAGAGCGAACGGACGAAACAACCGGTGCGATTCGAATATGCCCACCCGCAAAAAGGCAGCGGGGTCGAACTGCGCCTTTCCGCCACCGTCTGCTGGATTGGAATAGGACCAAGCGGGCGGTCGCGGTATGCGTACGTGGTGGACGATGTCACGGAAGCACGATGCTTGGCAGAAGCGCTGGGCCAGACGGCCGAGCGGTACCACGGGGTGGTGACTGCGCTGGCAGAAGGTGTCGTCCTGCATGATGAGCAGGGGAGGATTATCGCTTGTAATCCGAGCGCGGAGCGGATTCTTGGGCTCACGGCCGACCAGCTGATGGGGCGGACGCCGGTCGATCCGGGATGGCAGGCGATTCATGAGGATGGGAGCCACTTTGCTCCTGATCAACGCCCGCCGATGGTCACGCTTCGGACCGGTCGCCCGTGCTCGAATGTGATTATGGGTCTCTCTCGACCGACCGGGGAACAGCGATGGATCTCAATCAATACGCAGGCGATCCTGAGAGCCGGTGACGCGCGACCTTACGCCGTCGTCGGCTCTTTTCATGACATTACCGAGCGCCGTCGGGCGGAGCAGGCCTTGCTGGAGGTGCAGAGTCAGCTGGAGCAACGCGTGCGTGAGCGAACGGCGAGGATTCAGCAACTTGAATCCCAGCGGTCTCAGGCGGAAAAACTCGCGGCGCTGGGCCACCTCGCGGCTGATATCGCCCATGAAGTCAACAATCCCCTGGCAGGGATTACCAATGCGTTTCACCTGGTGAAGCAGGGAATCGGGAGCGAGCATCGACACTATCGATTCGTGGATCTCATCGATCGCGAAATTCAACGCCTTACCGCGATCGTGAAAAAGATGTACACCCTGTATCAAGGCCTCCCGGCGACCGAGCGGCAGGCCACCGACATAGCCGAATTGCTCCAGGACGTGGCCACGTTGCTGGAGCATAAGATGGCCGTGAAACGACTCCGGTTACACACAGAGGTGGATACCCCCCTTCAGGTAGTCCATGTGTCGCGTTCCGACCTGTTTCAGGTGTTGCTCAATCTCGTGCAGAACGCCATCGATGCCTCTCCCCCCCGCAGTGAAGTGGTGCTGAACGTGTCCGAGCGCGAGGGGCTGCTGCGATGGAGCGTGACCGATCGCGGGACGGGGATAGCTCCGGACGTACTTCCCCGTATGTTCGAGCCATTCTTTACGACAAAGCCTGGCGCCGGTTGGCAGGGACTCGGACTCGGGTTATCTGTGTCGCGCGGGCTGGTGCAAGCCATGGGGGGGAGGATCGAAGTCCAGACTGAATTGCAACGGGGTTCGACGTTCACGGTGGTGTGCCCCTTGGAACAGCCGGATATGTCGGGGGAGCGAGCGGCAGGAGTGGATACAGACAAGGAGCAGAAAGATGACGATTATGCCACAACGCATTCTCATTGCTGA
- a CDS encoding response regulator: MTIMPQRILIADDEETFRESTAEILAEAGYACSVARDSAEAESLLENGYDLLLADVRMPGNAHLEFLENVSRRHPELPVVVITGYPTVGTAVESFRLSIVDYLIKPVGVDDLKRAVERGLRRRTLARAVKDAMTETAKVAGIFDQLGQSMREFGRGEPQVEWSAHEYMAQAMGHIAQLSALVAQTLEASRGSRPQAPTDVCALMQCPRLDRYEAAIQDAVEVMERTRSSFKSKEIGALRQRLETLLREGRRQS, from the coding sequence ATGACGATTATGCCACAACGCATTCTCATTGCTGATGACGAAGAGACGTTCCGGGAATCCACGGCGGAAATTCTCGCTGAGGCAGGATACGCGTGTAGTGTCGCCAGAGATTCGGCTGAGGCCGAGAGTCTGCTGGAAAACGGCTACGACTTGCTGCTGGCCGATGTCCGGATGCCGGGGAATGCTCACCTTGAGTTTCTTGAGAACGTGTCCAGGCGACATCCCGAGCTTCCCGTGGTGGTGATTACGGGGTATCCGACGGTCGGGACTGCCGTCGAATCGTTTCGCCTCTCCATTGTGGACTACCTGATCAAACCGGTCGGCGTGGACGATCTGAAGCGGGCGGTGGAGCGCGGGCTTCGGCGAAGGACCCTTGCGCGTGCGGTAAAGGATGCCATGACCGAAACGGCCAAGGTGGCGGGAATTTTCGATCAACTGGGCCAGTCGATGAGAGAATTCGGGCGGGGAGAACCACAGGTGGAATGGAGCGCCCATGAGTATATGGCCCAGGCCATGGGACACATCGCCCAGTTGTCGGCACTCGTCGCGCAAACGTTGGAAGCTTCGCGTGGGAGCAGGCCTCAAGCTCCCACGGACGTCTGTGCATTGATGCAGTGCCCCAGGTTGGATCGGTATGAGGCGGCCATTCAGGACGCCGTCGAGGTCATGGAGCGTACGCGCAGCTCGTTCAAGTCGAAGGAGATCGGCGCGTTGCGGCAGCGGCTGGAAACCCTCCTACGCGAGGGACGCAGGCAGAGCTGA
- a CDS encoding HlyD family type I secretion periplasmic adaptor subunit, whose translation MKTLLRHLAVWRAAWQIERTMPSAVVSGGSAVEFLPAVLEIQHTPPSPIGRAILWTIMLVFTTAAAWSSLSHIDIVAVAPGKIIPSGHSKTVQPFETGVIASIHVQDGQAVRQGEVLIEMDATQNGADRDRALNEYRAALVEAARLRALIAGHSTFDAPEDADPQFMLLQQQLLRDQVAELSARVDASRHLISQRRAALDATKDNIRRLEATVPIEAERAKAHRSLLAQQYVSKMDYLQFEQQRIDRAQELAGQKSKLRQDQAALAEAEQNYHVLLSEFQQSKQAELSTTETKVTSLLQEVRKAGQKTELQRLVSPIDGVVQQLAVHTVGGVVTPAQPLLIVVPQDYPVEVEAQFENKDIGFVKEGQPVEIKVETFPFTLYGTIPGKVLTVSDDAVPLDKEKGGLVYASRVSMDRATMQVEGKRIHLSPGMAVTVEVKTGQRQVIDYLLSPLLKSMQESLRER comes from the coding sequence ATGAAGACGTTATTGCGACATCTGGCGGTGTGGCGTGCGGCATGGCAAATTGAACGGACCATGCCCTCGGCCGTTGTTTCCGGCGGGAGTGCGGTGGAGTTTCTTCCTGCTGTGCTTGAAATTCAACATACGCCGCCTTCGCCGATCGGCCGTGCCATTCTCTGGACCATCATGCTGGTGTTCACGACGGCGGCGGCCTGGTCCTCGCTCAGTCACATTGATATCGTCGCGGTGGCGCCTGGCAAGATTATCCCCAGTGGTCATTCCAAAACCGTCCAGCCATTCGAAACCGGTGTCATTGCTTCCATTCACGTGCAAGACGGTCAAGCCGTTCGTCAGGGAGAGGTGCTGATCGAGATGGATGCGACGCAAAACGGCGCTGATCGGGATCGGGCGCTCAACGAATATCGAGCCGCGCTGGTCGAGGCTGCTCGTTTGCGCGCGTTGATTGCGGGGCACTCCACTTTCGATGCTCCGGAAGACGCTGATCCGCAATTCATGTTGCTGCAACAACAACTCTTGCGGGATCAAGTCGCGGAGCTTTCCGCCCGGGTTGATGCATCCCGGCACCTCATTAGTCAACGCCGGGCGGCGTTGGATGCGACGAAGGATAATATCCGGCGGCTAGAGGCAACTGTTCCGATTGAGGCTGAACGAGCTAAGGCCCATCGTTCTCTGTTAGCACAACAGTACGTGTCCAAGATGGATTATCTCCAATTCGAACAGCAACGCATCGATAGGGCGCAGGAGTTAGCTGGGCAAAAGAGCAAGTTGCGGCAAGATCAGGCTGCGCTGGCCGAGGCCGAGCAAAACTATCATGTCCTTCTTTCAGAGTTTCAACAGAGCAAACAGGCCGAGCTCTCGACCACCGAAACGAAGGTTACGTCACTGCTTCAAGAAGTGCGCAAGGCTGGACAGAAAACCGAGTTGCAGAGGCTGGTGTCGCCGATCGACGGGGTGGTGCAGCAGCTGGCGGTGCATACGGTGGGTGGTGTCGTCACGCCTGCGCAACCATTACTCATCGTCGTGCCTCAAGACTACCCCGTGGAAGTTGAAGCACAGTTCGAGAACAAGGACATCGGCTTTGTGAAGGAAGGGCAGCCAGTTGAAATCAAAGTCGAGACGTTTCCGTTCACCTTATATGGGACGATTCCAGGAAAGGTGTTGACCGTCTCGGACGATGCGGTACCGTTAGACAAGGAGAAAGGCGGCCTGGTTTATGCGAGCCGGGTAAGTATGGATCGAGCCACGATGCAGGTGGAAGGAAAGCGCATCCATCTGTCGCCTGGGATGGCGGTTACCGTGGAGGTCAAGACCGGTCAGCGACAGGTGATCGACTATCTGCTGAGTCCCTTATTGAAGTCTATGCAGGAGAGTTTGAGGGAGCGTTAA
- the glgB gene encoding 1,4-alpha-glucan branching protein GlgB, with protein sequence MLTANDLYLFNEGSHFHLYDKLGAHPATLQGVEGTYFAVWAPEAEQVSVFGTFNHWDPTRHPLHPCQFSGIWEGFVPGVGVGALYKFHIRSRHHGSVLIKTDPFARLNEIPPKSASVVWNLDYTWQDSNWMHTRARHNALDAPISIYEVHLGSWMRVPGEGNRSLSYREAAPKLIEYVQRLGFTHVEFLPLMDHPFFGSWGYQTTGYFAPSGNYGTPQDLMYLIDQLHQHDIGVILDWVPSHFPTDEHGLGRFDGSHLFEHADPRQGLHPDWGTAVFNYSRNEVRSFLISSALFWLEQYHADGLRVDAVASMLYLDYSRKEGEWIPNRHGGRENLEAITFLRQLNEEIYRRHPDVQTFAEESTSWPSVSRPTYAGGLGFGMKWDMGWMHDTLEYMALDPVYRKHHHRNLTFRMLYAFQENFLLPLSHDEVVHGKGSLLGKMPGDDWQKFANLRALFGYMYAQAAKKLIFMGGEIGQWREWAHDDSIDWNLLQYQPHQGLQRWVADLNHLYRTEPALHEFDFDPRGFEWIDCQDVDAGVISLLRHGRTPQQHIAVVCNFTPVPRLQYRVGVPQGGYWKELLNSDASMYGGTGLGNLGGLSAEPIPAHDRTHSLAMTLPPLSVLFFKAPS encoded by the coding sequence CTGCTCACGGCGAACGACCTCTACCTCTTTAACGAAGGTTCTCATTTCCACCTGTACGATAAACTCGGCGCGCATCCCGCGACCTTGCAGGGTGTCGAGGGCACGTACTTTGCGGTGTGGGCGCCGGAAGCCGAGCAGGTCTCGGTCTTCGGGACGTTCAACCATTGGGACCCCACTCGCCACCCACTCCACCCCTGTCAATTTTCAGGCATTTGGGAAGGATTCGTCCCCGGTGTGGGAGTCGGCGCGCTGTACAAATTTCACATCCGGTCACGGCACCATGGCTCGGTACTCATCAAAACAGACCCGTTCGCACGACTGAACGAAATTCCGCCGAAATCCGCATCCGTGGTCTGGAACCTCGATTACACCTGGCAGGACAGCAACTGGATGCACACTCGTGCACGGCACAATGCGCTGGATGCTCCGATCAGCATTTACGAGGTCCATCTCGGCTCATGGATGCGGGTTCCCGGAGAAGGCAACCGCTCCCTCAGCTATCGCGAAGCTGCCCCGAAACTAATTGAGTATGTGCAGCGATTGGGCTTCACTCATGTGGAGTTTCTGCCCCTGATGGACCATCCCTTCTTTGGCTCCTGGGGCTATCAAACCACCGGGTACTTTGCCCCCTCCGGCAACTATGGGACGCCGCAGGACCTCATGTACCTGATCGACCAGCTCCACCAGCACGATATCGGAGTCATTCTGGATTGGGTGCCGTCCCATTTTCCGACCGATGAACACGGGCTCGGTCGATTCGACGGCAGCCACCTCTTCGAACATGCGGACCCCCGCCAGGGCCTCCATCCCGATTGGGGGACGGCGGTGTTCAACTACAGTCGTAACGAAGTCCGCAGCTTTCTGATCAGCAGCGCCCTCTTCTGGCTGGAGCAATACCATGCCGACGGGCTGCGAGTGGATGCCGTCGCGTCGATGCTGTATCTGGATTATTCCCGAAAAGAAGGCGAGTGGATTCCCAACCGGCATGGCGGCCGGGAAAACCTGGAGGCCATCACCTTCTTACGGCAACTCAACGAAGAAATCTATCGCCGCCATCCGGACGTGCAGACCTTTGCGGAAGAATCCACCTCCTGGCCGTCCGTGTCACGCCCGACGTATGCGGGCGGATTGGGCTTCGGCATGAAATGGGACATGGGATGGATGCATGACACGCTGGAGTACATGGCGCTGGACCCCGTGTACCGAAAGCATCATCACCGGAACCTCACTTTCCGCATGCTCTACGCGTTCCAAGAGAATTTTTTACTTCCCCTGTCCCATGACGAAGTCGTCCATGGCAAAGGCTCGCTCCTGGGCAAAATGCCCGGCGACGACTGGCAGAAATTCGCCAACCTCCGTGCGCTGTTCGGCTATATGTACGCCCAGGCTGCAAAAAAACTGATTTTCATGGGTGGTGAAATCGGCCAGTGGCGCGAATGGGCCCACGACGACAGCATCGATTGGAACCTGCTCCAGTACCAGCCCCATCAAGGGCTGCAACGGTGGGTCGCCGACCTGAATCACCTCTACCGGACAGAGCCGGCGCTGCATGAATTCGATTTCGACCCGCGAGGGTTCGAGTGGATCGACTGCCAGGACGTGGATGCCGGGGTCATCAGTCTCTTGCGACACGGCCGGACACCACAGCAACACATCGCCGTCGTCTGTAATTTTACGCCAGTCCCACGGCTGCAGTATCGCGTCGGTGTCCCACAAGGCGGCTATTGGAAAGAACTGTTGAACAGCGACGCGTCCATGTATGGCGGCACCGGCCTTGGAAATCTCGGCGGCCTCTCGGCTGAGCCCATTCCAGCCCATGATCGAACGCACTCGTTGGCCATGACGCTGCCCCCGCTCTCTGTGCTGTTCTTCAAGGCCCCCTCCTAG
- a CDS encoding lipocalin family protein, giving the protein MYTPINKLLMQGVVDSWIRLSASLAVWAFCLTVTACAGVEHKDTLPIVASVDLARYAGTWYEIARLPMWFQRHCVDSKAIYTSRPDGRIGVHNECLTDSGGVDQAEGVATVIDPKTNARLTVVFDNFFARLFGSSRDGNYWILALDPEYRTALVGTPDRRFLWILSRAPQLEEVTYQRLVEQAKRLGFPTADLIRTRRPAS; this is encoded by the coding sequence ATGTACACACCGATTAATAAATTGCTGATGCAAGGCGTGGTAGACAGCTGGATCCGATTGAGCGCGTCGTTGGCGGTTTGGGCATTCTGCCTCACCGTCACAGCCTGTGCGGGCGTGGAGCACAAGGACACATTGCCGATAGTGGCTTCGGTAGATCTCGCCCGCTACGCGGGAACGTGGTACGAGATCGCCCGGCTACCGATGTGGTTTCAGCGGCACTGCGTTGACTCGAAAGCCATTTATACCAGCCGTCCGGACGGCAGGATCGGAGTTCACAATGAGTGTCTCACCGACAGTGGCGGAGTTGATCAGGCGGAGGGTGTGGCGACGGTGATCGACCCTAAAACCAATGCTCGGCTCACCGTGGTCTTCGATAACTTCTTCGCGCGGCTCTTCGGTTCATCACGGGATGGGAACTATTGGATTCTTGCGCTTGATCCGGAATACCGAACCGCGTTGGTCGGCACACCTGATCGTCGGTTTCTCTGGATTCTCTCGCGAGCACCTCAGCTGGAAGAGGTTACCTATCAGCGCCTCGTCGAGCAGGCCAAGCGCCTCGGCTTTCCAACCGCAGATCTCATTCGCACTCGCCGACCGGCATCATGA